A window of Bacteroidota bacterium contains these coding sequences:
- a CDS encoding tetratricopeptide repeat protein translates to MRRINFVQLIILLFLFHFPNYLCSQTPVLDSLENILNSAKADTIRVKISNQLAWEYLMNGDTEKALKYTQNSISLANKIKFPKGEAAAYNNLGSIYWSQGEYSKALQNYKKAYDIAYLMGDQTKQSSFLGNMGMIYILQSDYMNALDVYHKALKMDEKQGNTKAIVKNFGSIGTIYKELNDYEKSLEYCLKALEIAEKINDINGKASNYGNIGNVYMEKKEYKKALDFYQKALVLEKELDDKYGMAGEMTNIGSVYSSMAEVSAANDKAGLFHLALEYFNQSNLIAKSLNLKNIEAFNQHAIASIHLNQGKLPKAFSLINNAIVLQEEMEAIYYLKDSYLTRSKIDSALGNYKDAYSNYKKHKYWEGMVANEDNKKAKIQKHIQYEYEKKATADSVRAAKEKEVSDAKIMTQKAQIEQEKTKSYSLYGGLALLFIFGGFMYNRYRITRKQNIYIEAQKKEVEIQKQIVETAHHLLEEKNKEVIDSINYAKRIQDALLKNEEHESKHLPEHFIFFKPKDIVSGDFYWSLEKDNHLYLAAADCTGHGVPGAFLTLLGTSFLNEINAHDKLLTPSQILDELRNRFIKELNQTGAEGESKDGMDVSLVRINLKNFETTSDQNSQKDSLELQFAGANNPLYLIKGKEFHEIKGDKQPIGYHNVMKPFTNHIIQLKNKDNFYIFTDGFPDQFGGPKGKKLMYKMMKEILNSICHKSMEDQKMTLNNSFNNWKGDLDQVDDVCVIGVRV, encoded by the coding sequence ATGAGGCGAATAAATTTTGTTCAGTTAATAATTCTACTTTTTTTATTTCATTTCCCAAATTATTTGTGTAGTCAAACTCCGGTTCTCGATTCTCTCGAAAATATTTTAAACTCCGCAAAAGCCGATACTATTAGAGTTAAAATATCCAATCAATTAGCTTGGGAGTATCTTATGAATGGAGATACTGAAAAAGCATTAAAATACACTCAAAATTCTATCAGCTTAGCTAATAAAATTAAATTCCCAAAAGGCGAAGCTGCTGCATACAATAATTTAGGAAGTATTTATTGGAGCCAGGGAGAGTACAGTAAGGCATTACAGAATTATAAAAAGGCATATGACATTGCTTATTTAATGGGAGATCAAACAAAACAATCTTCCTTTTTGGGAAATATGGGAATGATCTACATTTTGCAAAGTGATTATATGAATGCTTTAGATGTTTATCATAAGGCTTTGAAAATGGATGAAAAACAAGGCAACACTAAAGCTATTGTGAAAAATTTCGGAAGTATTGGAACTATTTATAAAGAATTAAATGATTATGAGAAGTCTTTAGAATATTGTCTAAAAGCTCTTGAAATAGCTGAAAAGATCAACGATATTAATGGGAAGGCAAGCAATTATGGAAATATCGGAAATGTGTACATGGAAAAAAAAGAATATAAAAAAGCATTAGACTTTTATCAAAAAGCATTGGTACTTGAAAAGGAGTTAGATGACAAATACGGCATGGCAGGCGAAATGACCAATATTGGCTCTGTTTATTCTTCCATGGCCGAAGTTAGTGCTGCAAATGACAAAGCAGGTTTGTTTCATTTAGCCCTTGAATATTTTAACCAGTCGAATTTAATAGCAAAATCATTAAATTTAAAAAACATTGAGGCTTTTAATCAACATGCTATTGCTTCTATTCATTTAAATCAAGGTAAGCTTCCAAAGGCATTTAGCTTAATAAATAATGCTATTGTTTTACAGGAAGAAATGGAAGCAATTTACTACTTGAAAGACTCGTATTTAACTCGTTCAAAGATTGATAGTGCCCTAGGAAATTATAAAGACGCTTATTCCAATTATAAAAAACATAAATATTGGGAAGGAATGGTAGCTAATGAGGACAATAAGAAGGCTAAAATTCAAAAACACATTCAATATGAATATGAAAAAAAAGCCACTGCCGATAGCGTTCGGGCTGCTAAAGAAAAGGAAGTGAGTGATGCGAAAATAATGACGCAAAAGGCACAAATAGAGCAAGAGAAAACCAAAAGCTATTCTTTATATGGAGGCTTGGCTTTACTATTTATTTTTGGCGGGTTCATGTATAATCGTTACCGAATAACTCGAAAACAGAATATCTACATTGAGGCACAAAAAAAAGAGGTAGAAATTCAAAAACAAATTGTAGAAACGGCCCATCATTTACTTGAAGAAAAAAACAAAGAAGTAATTGATAGCATCAATTATGCTAAACGAATTCAAGATGCACTACTTAAAAACGAGGAACATGAAAGCAAGCATTTACCTGAACATTTTATCTTTTTTAAGCCCAAAGACATTGTAAGCGGAGATTTTTACTGGTCATTGGAAAAAGACAATCATCTTTATCTTGCTGCTGCAGATTGCACAGGACATGGCGTTCCTGGAGCTTTTTTAACCCTGTTGGGAACAAGTTTTCTTAATGAAATTAATGCTCATGATAAACTTCTTACACCGTCTCAAATTTTAGATGAACTTAGAAACAGGTTCATAAAGGAGCTTAATCAAACCGGAGCAGAGGGGGAATCTAAAGACGGGATGGATGTTTCCCTTGTTCGAATAAATCTTAAAAATTTTGAGACTACTTCTGATCAAAATAGTCAAAAAGATTCACTTGAACTTCAGTTTGCGGGAGCTAACAATCCACTTTACCTAATAAAAGGAAAGGAATTTCATGAAATTAAAGGCGACAAACAACCAATTGGTTATCATAATGTAATGAAGCCTTTTACTAATCATATTATTCAACTAAAAAACAAGGATAATTTTTACATTTTCACTGATGGTTTCCCCGATCAGTTTGGTGGGCCTAAAGGTAAAAAGCTAATGTATAAAATGATGAAAGAAATATTAAATTCTATATGTCATAAATCAATGGAAGATCAAAAAATGACATTAAACAATAGTTTTAACAATTGGAAAGGTGATTTGGATCAGGTAGACGATGTTTGTGTGATTGGAGTTAGAGTTTAA
- the thiS gene encoding sulfur carrier protein ThiS, giving the protein MILINGVSFNLGSEKNLALLFEQFNIDTPKGIAVAVNNKVISRTSWKELQIKENDTIIIIKATQGG; this is encoded by the coding sequence ATGATTCTTATAAACGGAGTATCATTTAACCTTGGATCAGAAAAAAACCTTGCCTTACTCTTTGAGCAATTTAATATCGACACTCCAAAAGGCATTGCTGTTGCAGTAAATAACAAAGTAATTTCCCGGACTTCGTGGAAAGAACTTCAAATAAAAGAAAATGATACAATCATTATTATCAAAGCCACTCAGGGTGGATAA
- a CDS encoding leucine-rich repeat domain-containing protein, which produces MTMLKFSAGLLFIFLFVTFPTIAQLLDSTALSNKTIYTLEEALLFPEQVYKLSLKKTKPEQFPDLQQFKNLQWLCLSRNKLTEIPEQVFYQMNLQYLDLSKNKIDLIPKEIGNLINIKQLYLHQNNIASLPPQISQLINLELIDLWDNEISVLPDEIKALKNLKRLDLRNIQINDNEQKKISSLLPETKIFFSPACNCKY; this is translated from the coding sequence ATGACTATGCTTAAATTTTCTGCTGGATTACTCTTTATTTTTCTGTTCGTTACATTTCCCACAATAGCCCAGCTACTGGATTCTACTGCACTTAGCAATAAAACTATTTACACGCTGGAGGAGGCCTTGTTATTTCCCGAACAAGTTTATAAACTAAGCCTTAAGAAAACAAAGCCGGAACAATTTCCGGATTTACAGCAGTTCAAAAACTTGCAATGGTTGTGTTTAAGCCGGAACAAATTAACAGAAATTCCAGAACAGGTTTTTTATCAAATGAATTTGCAATACCTTGATTTATCAAAAAACAAAATTGATTTAATTCCAAAAGAAATAGGAAATCTTATTAACATCAAACAGCTATACCTGCATCAAAATAACATTGCCTCACTTCCTCCTCAAATTAGCCAGTTAATTAATCTTGAACTAATTGATTTATGGGACAATGAAATCTCTGTTTTACCTGATGAAATTAAAGCCTTGAAAAATCTTAAAAGATTGGACCTTAGAAACATTCAAATCAACGACAATGAGCAGAAGAAAATCTCCAGCCTGCTTCCTGAAACAAAAATATTTTTCTCCCCTGCCTGCAATTGTAAGTACTGA
- the atpC gene encoding ATP synthase F1 subunit epsilon gives MFLEIITPDKKVYEGNVISVKLPGSDGSFGVMNNHAPIISTLDKGTIKIVDESKNTLFFDVNGGVVEVMKNKIVVLAESI, from the coding sequence ATGTTTTTAGAAATAATAACCCCCGATAAAAAAGTATACGAAGGCAATGTGATATCAGTAAAACTTCCCGGTTCTGATGGATCCTTCGGAGTTATGAATAATCACGCTCCTATTATATCTACTTTGGATAAAGGGACAATTAAAATTGTGGATGAAAGCAAAAATACCTTGTTTTTCGATGTGAATGGTGGAGTAGTGGAAGTGATGAAAAATAAAATTGTTGTATTGGCGGAATCTATTTAA
- the thiC gene encoding phosphomethylpyrimidine synthase ThiC, which produces MKKTDKTPTGNTITTGSFPSSEKIYIKGNLHDIQVAMRQVSLSDTEFNGKSIPNSPVVIYDTSGPYTDSNIQIDVKKGLEPLREKWITDRNDVEQLSEISSEYGKQRLLKSELDHLRFKHIRRPYKAKEGMNVTQLHYARKGIITPEMEYIAIRENQGIELMQEMGHQHKGESFGANIPKGLITAEFVRSEIAAGRAIIPSNINHPESEPMIIGRNFLVKINANIGNSAVTSSIEEEVEKAVWACRWGADNIMDLSTGKNIHETREWVIRNSPVPVGTVPIYQALEKVNGKAEDLTWEIFRDTLIEQAEQGVDYFTIHAGVLLRYVPMTAKRVTGIVSRGGSIMAKWCLSHHKESFLYTHFEEICEIMKAYDVAFSLGDGLRPGSIADANDEAQFAELETLGELTKIAWKHDIQVMIEGPGHVPMHLIKENMDKQLKECHEAPFYTLGPLTTDIAPGYDHITSAIGAAMIGWFGTAMLCYVTPKEHLGLPDKSDVKVGVITYKLAAHAADLAKGHPGAQVRDNALSKARFEFRWEDQFNLALDPDTAREYHDETLPAEGAKIAHFCSMCGPHFCSMKITQDVREYAAKLELSEQEALKKGMEEKSKEFADKGSKLYS; this is translated from the coding sequence ATGAAAAAAACAGATAAAACACCAACAGGAAATACAATCACAACGGGTTCATTTCCTTCTTCAGAAAAAATATATATAAAAGGAAATCTTCACGATATTCAGGTAGCAATGCGCCAAGTTTCGCTTTCTGATACTGAATTTAATGGAAAATCAATTCCCAATTCCCCGGTTGTAATTTATGACACAAGTGGCCCTTATACTGACTCAAACATTCAGATAGATGTAAAAAAAGGACTTGAACCCTTGCGTGAAAAATGGATTACAGATAGGAATGATGTTGAACAACTTTCTGAAATCTCTTCAGAATATGGAAAACAGCGCCTTTTAAAAAGTGAGCTTGATCATTTAAGGTTTAAGCATATCCGTAGGCCATATAAGGCAAAAGAAGGAATGAATGTTACCCAGCTTCATTATGCCAGAAAAGGCATTATTACTCCGGAAATGGAATATATTGCAATTCGGGAGAATCAGGGTATAGAACTAATGCAAGAGATGGGACATCAGCATAAGGGGGAGAGTTTTGGGGCAAACATACCAAAAGGATTGATAACAGCTGAATTTGTGCGATCGGAAATTGCTGCAGGCCGTGCTATTATTCCTTCAAACATCAATCACCCTGAAAGTGAGCCCATGATTATTGGAAGGAATTTCCTGGTTAAAATTAACGCCAATATTGGAAATTCTGCTGTTACTTCCAGTATAGAAGAGGAAGTGGAAAAAGCTGTATGGGCATGTCGTTGGGGAGCTGATAATATTATGGATTTATCAACAGGTAAAAACATTCATGAAACCCGGGAATGGGTAATTCGTAATTCACCTGTTCCTGTTGGCACAGTTCCTATTTATCAGGCTTTGGAGAAAGTAAATGGCAAGGCTGAGGATTTAACCTGGGAAATATTCAGGGATACATTAATTGAACAAGCAGAACAGGGTGTTGATTATTTCACTATTCATGCCGGAGTTTTGCTAAGGTATGTACCTATGACCGCTAAAAGGGTAACAGGAATTGTTTCAAGGGGCGGTTCTATAATGGCTAAATGGTGTTTATCTCATCATAAAGAGAGTTTTTTATACACACATTTTGAAGAAATTTGTGAGATCATGAAAGCGTATGATGTTGCTTTTTCTTTGGGCGATGGTCTTAGGCCAGGTTCTATTGCTGATGCCAATGATGAGGCCCAGTTTGCAGAACTTGAAACACTGGGTGAACTTACCAAGATAGCATGGAAACATGATATACAAGTAATGATTGAGGGCCCTGGACATGTTCCAATGCACTTGATTAAAGAGAACATGGATAAACAACTCAAGGAATGTCATGAGGCTCCTTTTTACACTTTAGGACCTTTAACTACTGACATTGCCCCGGGTTACGATCATATTACCTCAGCAATTGGAGCTGCAATGATTGGATGGTTTGGAACAGCAATGTTATGTTATGTTACACCCAAGGAACATTTGGGCTTACCTGATAAAAGCGATGTAAAAGTTGGGGTTATTACCTATAAACTTGCCGCTCATGCTGCCGATCTTGCTAAAGGACATCCAGGGGCACAGGTTAGAGACAATGCCTTAAGTAAAGCTCGCTTTGAATTCAGGTGGGAAGATCAGTTTAACTTAGCACTAGATCCAGATACCGCCCGTGAATACCATGATGAAACACTTCCAGCGGAAGGTGCCAAAATTGCTCATTTTTGTTCCATGTGCGGGCCTCATTTCTGTTCTATGAAAATAACACAGGATGTAAGAGAATATGCAGCCAAACTTGAATTATCAGAACAAGAGGCCCTGAAAAAAGGAATGGAAGAAAAATCAAAAGAATTTGCAGATAAGGGCAGTAAGCTTTATTCCTAA
- a CDS encoding hydroxymethylpyrimidine/phosphomethylpyrimidine kinase produces the protein MEPVNPHILSVAGFDPSAGAGILADIKTFEAHGLYATGVCSAITIQNDLSFESVDWVSEEKIVAQIKILSDRFLFDFIKIGLIENLDVLEKIVDLLKSENRDAKIIWDPIISASAGFTFHPILESKKIQSICSKLFLVTPNIEEAKMISAKPGTIEGIAELSKLCAVFLKGGHSEDNQANDWLFVDGKSIKFESMKFENAEKHGTGCILSSAITAGLAQGLNLADACAEAKAYVADYLISARGLLGVHKRKLNV, from the coding sequence ATGGAACCTGTAAATCCACATATATTATCTGTAGCAGGATTCGACCCTAGTGCAGGAGCTGGAATACTTGCGGATATAAAAACTTTTGAAGCGCATGGGCTTTATGCAACAGGAGTTTGTTCTGCAATTACTATTCAAAATGATTTGAGTTTTGAAAGTGTTGATTGGGTTTCTGAAGAAAAAATAGTAGCCCAGATCAAAATTTTAAGCGACCGTTTTTTATTTGATTTTATAAAAATTGGATTAATAGAAAATCTTGATGTACTTGAGAAAATAGTTGATTTACTTAAAAGTGAAAACAGGGACGCTAAAATTATTTGGGATCCTATAATCAGTGCCAGTGCAGGTTTTACTTTTCATCCAATTTTAGAAAGCAAGAAAATCCAATCCATTTGCAGTAAACTTTTCCTTGTTACACCCAATATTGAGGAGGCGAAAATGATTTCTGCCAAGCCAGGGACAATTGAGGGGATTGCTGAATTAAGTAAACTTTGTGCTGTGTTTTTAAAAGGAGGTCATTCAGAGGACAACCAGGCCAATGACTGGCTTTTTGTGGATGGGAAAAGCATTAAATTTGAGTCTATGAAATTTGAAAATGCAGAAAAACATGGTACAGGATGTATCTTATCTTCAGCCATTACAGCAGGCCTGGCACAAGGGTTAAACCTTGCTGATGCCTGCGCTGAAGCTAAAGCTTACGTAGCTGATTATTTAATTAGTGCACGTGGATTGCTGGGTGTGCATAAAAGGAAGCTGAATGTTTAA
- a CDS encoding thiamine phosphate synthase codes for MKLVVISNPEPIKNETEIISSFFDSGMERFHLRKPGYSEAEVDLFLKQLPEHLHSKIVLHSHHKLLEKYDLAGIHFTKKHFQWSASRMKTFSNLLRPKGNKSISASFHSLSELIENADTYNYLFLSPVFDSISKENYKAGFDLQELKLFLDNYKKDENNSEKSEIFALGGVKSENLNSAHDAGFDGVAIFGTLWIQKEYSDIIRTFEKLNESCLNYINKEK; via the coding sequence ATGAAGTTAGTGGTTATTTCCAATCCTGAACCTATAAAAAACGAAACTGAAATTATCAGTAGTTTTTTCGATAGTGGTATGGAACGGTTTCATTTAAGAAAACCAGGATATTCAGAGGCTGAAGTTGATTTATTTTTGAAACAATTACCAGAACATCTTCACAGTAAAATAGTCCTTCATTCCCATCATAAGTTGTTGGAAAAATATGATTTAGCTGGAATTCATTTTACAAAAAAACATTTCCAGTGGAGTGCTTCAAGAATGAAAACTTTCAGCAATTTATTACGACCCAAAGGGAATAAATCAATTTCTGCTTCTTTTCATTCATTGTCCGAGTTAATAGAAAATGCAGACACCTACAATTACTTGTTTCTGAGTCCGGTTTTTGACAGCATATCTAAAGAAAATTACAAGGCAGGTTTTGATTTGCAAGAGCTTAAACTCTTTTTGGATAATTATAAAAAAGATGAAAACAATTCGGAGAAATCGGAAATTTTTGCATTAGGTGGTGTAAAATCAGAGAATTTAAATTCTGCACATGATGCAGGATTTGATGGTGTGGCAATTTTTGGGACACTATGGATTCAAAAAGAATACAGTGATATAATAAGGACTTTTGAAAAGTTGAATGAAAGCTGCCTAAATTATATAAATAAAGAAAAATAA
- a CDS encoding bifunctional riboflavin kinase/FAD synthetase, translated as MRVYFSLDEFNEANNPVVTTGTFDGVHIGHQTIIKRLKELAEKENGETVLITFFPHPRMVLYPSDDSLKLINTQEEKIELLDKYGINHLIVIPFTKEFSRLSSIEFVRNILVNKVRTKKLVIGYNHHFGRNREGSFEHLKEFGPVYGFEVEEIPAQDMENVSVSSTKIRAALLEGDINTANSYLGHPYSLRGNVVLGNKLGREIGFPTANIKIPEKYKLIPANGVYVVDVIIENSRFQGMLNIGNNPTVNNNNKEQTIEVHIFDFSKDIYGQKIIVEFKDRIRDEIKFENLEQLKEQLEKDKKTALQF; from the coding sequence GTGAGAGTTTATTTTTCCCTTGATGAATTTAATGAAGCAAATAACCCTGTAGTAACAACAGGTACTTTTGATGGTGTTCATATTGGTCATCAAACCATCATAAAAAGATTAAAAGAACTGGCTGAAAAAGAAAATGGCGAAACAGTATTAATTACATTTTTTCCACATCCCCGAATGGTTCTCTATCCCTCGGATGATTCTCTTAAATTAATTAACACCCAGGAGGAAAAAATCGAGCTTTTGGATAAATATGGAATAAACCATCTTATTGTAATACCATTTACTAAAGAATTTTCCAGGTTATCTTCTATTGAATTTGTTCGAAATATTTTAGTTAATAAAGTTAGAACAAAAAAGCTAGTGATTGGATACAACCATCATTTTGGCAGAAACAGAGAAGGTAGTTTTGAACATTTAAAGGAATTTGGACCGGTTTATGGTTTTGAAGTAGAGGAAATTCCAGCCCAGGATATGGAAAACGTGAGTGTGAGCTCCACAAAAATACGGGCTGCATTATTAGAAGGTGATATTAATACTGCTAACAGCTACCTGGGTCACCCCTACTCTTTGAGAGGGAATGTTGTGCTAGGAAATAAACTTGGAAGAGAAATAGGATTTCCTACGGCAAACATTAAAATTCCGGAAAAATACAAACTTATTCCTGCCAATGGCGTTTATGTGGTTGATGTTATTATTGAGAATTCCAGATTCCAGGGAATGCTTAATATAGGAAACAACCCAACCGTAAATAATAACAATAAAGAACAGACAATTGAAGTTCATATTTTTGATTTTTCAAAGGATATTTATGGACAAAAAATAATTGTAGAATTCAAGGACAGAATACGAGATGAAATTAAATTTGAAAATCTGGAACAATTAAAGGAACAGTTGGAAAAGGATAAAAAAACAGCCCTTCAATTTTAA
- the atpD gene encoding F0F1 ATP synthase subunit beta: protein MSNNTGKIVQVIGPVIDVSFEQSGGSLPNILDALEIVKENGQKIILECQQHVGEDTVRTIAMDSTDGLQRGMNVVATGSPITMPVGEKIKGRLFNVVGETIDGIGAVSNEGGYSIHRTPPRFEDLSTSTEILLTGIKVIDLLAPYSKGGKIGLFGGAGVGKTVLIMELINNIAKGYAGLSVFAGVGERTREGNDLLREMIESGVIKYGEAFEKSLEKGGWDLSLVDKEELAKSQATLVFGQMNEPPGARARVALSGLTLAEYFRDGDEQSGGKDILFFIDNIFRFTQAGSELSALLGRMPSAVGYQPTLATEMGLMQERIASTKRGSITSVQAVYVPADDLTDPAPATTFAHLDATTVLSRKIAELGIYPAVDPLDSTSRILSPLVLGDEHYNTAQRVKAILQRYKELQDIIAILGMDELSEEDKLIVNRARRVQRFLSQPFHVAEQFTGLKGVFVSVEDTIKGFNMIMDGEVDEYPEAAFNLVGSIEDAIEKGKKMIADAS, encoded by the coding sequence ATGTCAAATAACACAGGAAAAATTGTACAGGTTATCGGCCCTGTTATAGACGTAAGCTTTGAACAAAGTGGTGGTTCTTTGCCAAACATTCTTGACGCATTGGAAATTGTAAAAGAAAATGGCCAGAAAATTATTTTAGAGTGTCAGCAACATGTTGGTGAGGATACTGTAAGAACTATCGCTATGGACTCAACAGACGGTCTTCAAAGGGGAATGAATGTTGTTGCAACAGGCTCACCTATAACCATGCCAGTTGGAGAAAAAATAAAAGGAAGATTGTTTAATGTTGTTGGTGAAACAATCGATGGTATTGGAGCCGTTTCCAACGAAGGTGGTTATTCTATTCACAGAACTCCTCCTAGATTTGAGGATCTTTCCACTTCAACAGAAATTTTGTTAACAGGTATTAAAGTAATTGATCTATTGGCTCCTTATTCAAAAGGTGGTAAAATTGGTTTATTCGGTGGTGCTGGTGTTGGTAAAACCGTATTGATTATGGAACTTATCAATAACATTGCTAAAGGTTATGCAGGTTTATCTGTTTTTGCCGGTGTTGGTGAACGTACCAGGGAGGGAAATGATCTTTTAAGAGAGATGATTGAATCTGGAGTTATTAAATATGGCGAAGCCTTTGAAAAATCTTTGGAAAAAGGGGGTTGGGATCTATCTCTTGTAGATAAAGAAGAATTGGCTAAATCTCAAGCTACACTTGTTTTTGGACAAATGAATGAGCCTCCAGGGGCACGTGCACGGGTTGCGCTTTCTGGTCTTACACTTGCTGAATATTTCCGTGATGGGGATGAGCAATCAGGCGGTAAGGATATTCTTTTCTTTATTGATAACATTTTCCGTTTCACCCAGGCTGGTTCTGAACTTTCCGCTCTTTTAGGCCGTATGCCTTCAGCAGTAGGTTATCAGCCAACTTTGGCAACCGAAATGGGTTTAATGCAGGAAAGAATTGCTTCTACAAAACGTGGTTCTATTACATCGGTTCAGGCTGTTTATGTGCCTGCAGATGATTTAACTGACCCTGCCCCGGCAACAACTTTTGCCCATCTTGATGCTACAACTGTATTAAGCCGTAAAATTGCTGAACTTGGTATTTATCCTGCAGTGGATCCTTTGGATTCTACTTCAAGAATTCTTTCACCTTTAGTTCTTGGTGATGAGCATTACAACACTGCACAAAGAGTGAAAGCTATTTTACAGCGTTATAAAGAACTTCAGGATATTATTGCCATTCTTGGAATGGATGAACTTTCAGAAGAAGATAAGCTTATCGTTAACAGAGCAAGAAGAGTTCAAAGATTCCTGTCACAACCTTTCCACGTTGCTGAACAATTTACCGGGTTAAAAGGTGTGTTCGTTTCTGTTGAAGATACCATCAAAGGTTTCAATATGATTATGGATGGCGAAGTGGATGAATATCCTGAAGCTGCTTTTAACCTTGTGGGAAGTATCGAAGATGCTATTGAAAAAGGAAAGAAAATGATTGCTGACGCTAGCTAA